A genome region from Brienomyrus brachyistius isolate T26 chromosome 23, BBRACH_0.4, whole genome shotgun sequence includes the following:
- the psmg2 gene encoding proteasome assembly chaperone 2, with product MFIATESIPSSFRGFTLIMPAISVGNVGQLATDLIISTLGMPRVGYIYTDCLIPMAGNNPYPTCADDAAELSTNAEVYCLPGVKLAVLQIRAPFVQRKSKKFRKLIVSWIKSTGFDRTVVLSSSHAYQRDDQQLLGTPLRYLLSPVLEQEAGTQLNSLEWKAMERVSAFPGISDSEKRLYIPGGGITKGLYTDGCSEGIKMAVLLIFCSEGDNIPDAFALVNYLNDWLHLVDKPSQMSTQWRVPGSWKLLFGSGIPPAIF from the exons atgtttattgcgACTGAAAGCATTCCAAGTTCCTTTCGAGGCTTCACCCTCATAATG CCAGCAATCTCCGTCGGGAATGTGGGTCAGCTGGCCACAGACCTGATCATCTCGACCCTTGGTATGCCCCGAGTAGGTTATATCTATACCGACTGCTTGATTCCTATGGCTGGAAACAACCCATATCCGACATGTGCGGACGACGCGGCCGAACTGAGCACCAACGCGGAAG TTTACTGTTTACCGGGCGTGAAACTGGCTGTACTTCAGATACGGGCACCTTTCGTACAG AGAAAGTCCAAAAAGTTCCGGAAACTTATCGTGTCTTGGATCAAGTCTACTGGTTTTGACAGAACTGTCGTGTTGTCCAGCAGTCATGCCTACCAGAGAGATGATCAGCAGCTTCTTGG CACACCTTTGCGGTACCTGCTCAGCCCAGTCCTGGAACAGGAGGCTGGAACCCAACTGAATTCGCTTGAGTGGAAGGCAATGGAGCGGGTGTCTGCTTTCCCAGGGATCAGTGACTCAGAAAAGCGCCTTTACATCCCAGGAGGCGGGATCACTAAAGGCCTTTACACAGACGG TTGTTCAGAAGGCATCAAAATGGCAGTTCTCCTGATCTTCTGCTCTGAAGGTGACAACATCCCCGATGCATTTGCTCTGGTGAATTATCTAAATGACTGGCTCCATCTAGTGGACAAACCT AGCCAGATGTCAACCCAGTGGAGGGTCCCAGGGTCCTGGAAGCTGCTTTTCGGCAGTGGGATCCCCCCTGCGATCTTCTGA
- the LOC125718753 gene encoding nectin-3-like isoform X2 — MNGFRVQSPEKHWYLSAIRVVNGPVSVTEGGSANLSCRLTETDEDLQQVTWQKRTREIPQNHNFLVILPPRDVKHVNGLVNRVRFIGNLSMKTGSIQILNVSLQDEGVYTCIFTVFPSGPHQTETQLTVHVRPVVTVTPAAPLVVGGEIGVLATCIAANGRPAAGVSWRTDQLDGPTEIQNNMTQNPNGTTTVRSSLLVTPTRSMNGQEVQCVVTHISLEHDEIMPYRISVHYAPQSVNIILNGRSSEGPVFQCDVDANPAPTRYTWSRVDSEVLGPSLRPEGGRLVFLKRDPGLNGLYVCEASNQYGRVTGTLFVYTDVTRSYYGGLIAVIVVLLSALILLSFYTWSLRRSRPQQDVLGMQAL, encoded by the exons ATGAACGGTTTCCGTGTTCAGAGCCCCGAGAAGCACTGGTACTTGTCAG CTATTCGGGTGGTAAACGGGCCGGTATCCGTCACTGAAGGGGGCAGTGctaatttatcctgcagactgACTGAGACTGATGAAGATCTGCAGCAGGTAACATGGCAAAAAAGGACACGAGAAATTCCTCAGAATCACAACTTCTTGGTCATCTTACCCCCCCGGGACGTAAAACACGTCAACGGATTAGTGAATCGGGTCCGATTTATTGGAAACTTATCCATGAAAACTGGATCGATTCAGATTTTGAATGTATCGCTGCAAGATGAAGGTGTGTATACCTGCATCTTCACGGTGTTCCCAAGCGGGCCGCACCAGACAGAAACTCAGCTGACAGTTCATG TTCGTCCTGTAGTGACAGTAACACCTGCAGCGCCCCTGGTGGTCGGAGGAGAGATTGGCGTCTTAGCGACCTGCATTGCTGCCAATGGACGCCCAGCAGCAGGGGTGTCATGGCGCACAGACCAGCTGGATGGTCCGACTGAGATCCAGAATAACATGACACAGAACCCCAACGGCACCACAACCGTCAGGAGCTCCCTGCTGGTGACCCCCACCAGGTCCATGAATGGCCAAGAGGTGCAGTGTGTGGTGACCCATATATCCCTGGAGCATGACGAGATTATGCCATACAGGATCTCGGTGCACT ATGCCCCGCAGTCTGTGAATATCATTCTAAACGGAAGATCATCTGAAGGTCCAGTCTTCCAGTGTGATGTAGATGCCAATCCTGCACCTACAAGATACACGTGGAGCAG AGTGGACAGTGAAGTACTCGGTCCTTCACTCAGACCAGAGGGAGGCAGGCTGGTGTTTTTAAAGAGGGACCCAGGATTGAATGGCCTGTATGTATGTGAGGCATCAAACCAGTATGGCCGAGTTACTGGGACCCTCTTTGTATATACAG ATGTTACCCGAAGCTACTATGGAGGCCTGATTGCAGTTATTGTGGTCTTGCTTTCTGCACTCATTCTTCTGAGTTTCTATACATGGAGTCTAAGAAGATCAAGGCCACAGCAG GATGTCTTGGGCATGCAGGCACTGTGA
- the LOC125718753 gene encoding nectin-3-like isoform X1: MKTILIFFLCGYFRFITEAIRVVNGPVSVTEGGSANLSCRLTETDEDLQQVTWQKRTREIPQNHNFLVILPPRDVKHVNGLVNRVRFIGNLSMKTGSIQILNVSLQDEGVYTCIFTVFPSGPHQTETQLTVHVRPVVTVTPAAPLVVGGEIGVLATCIAANGRPAAGVSWRTDQLDGPTEIQNNMTQNPNGTTTVRSSLLVTPTRSMNGQEVQCVVTHISLEHDEIMPYRISVHYAPQSVNIILNGRSSEGPVFQCDVDANPAPTRYTWSRVDSEVLGPSLRPEGGRLVFLKRDPGLNGLYVCEASNQYGRVTGTLFVYTDVTRSYYGGLIAVIVVLLSALILLSFYTWSLRRSRPQQDVLGMQAL, from the exons ATGAAAAcaattcttattttttttctttgtggaTATTTTCGCTTTATCACAGAAG CTATTCGGGTGGTAAACGGGCCGGTATCCGTCACTGAAGGGGGCAGTGctaatttatcctgcagactgACTGAGACTGATGAAGATCTGCAGCAGGTAACATGGCAAAAAAGGACACGAGAAATTCCTCAGAATCACAACTTCTTGGTCATCTTACCCCCCCGGGACGTAAAACACGTCAACGGATTAGTGAATCGGGTCCGATTTATTGGAAACTTATCCATGAAAACTGGATCGATTCAGATTTTGAATGTATCGCTGCAAGATGAAGGTGTGTATACCTGCATCTTCACGGTGTTCCCAAGCGGGCCGCACCAGACAGAAACTCAGCTGACAGTTCATG TTCGTCCTGTAGTGACAGTAACACCTGCAGCGCCCCTGGTGGTCGGAGGAGAGATTGGCGTCTTAGCGACCTGCATTGCTGCCAATGGACGCCCAGCAGCAGGGGTGTCATGGCGCACAGACCAGCTGGATGGTCCGACTGAGATCCAGAATAACATGACACAGAACCCCAACGGCACCACAACCGTCAGGAGCTCCCTGCTGGTGACCCCCACCAGGTCCATGAATGGCCAAGAGGTGCAGTGTGTGGTGACCCATATATCCCTGGAGCATGACGAGATTATGCCATACAGGATCTCGGTGCACT ATGCCCCGCAGTCTGTGAATATCATTCTAAACGGAAGATCATCTGAAGGTCCAGTCTTCCAGTGTGATGTAGATGCCAATCCTGCACCTACAAGATACACGTGGAGCAG AGTGGACAGTGAAGTACTCGGTCCTTCACTCAGACCAGAGGGAGGCAGGCTGGTGTTTTTAAAGAGGGACCCAGGATTGAATGGCCTGTATGTATGTGAGGCATCAAACCAGTATGGCCGAGTTACTGGGACCCTCTTTGTATATACAG ATGTTACCCGAAGCTACTATGGAGGCCTGATTGCAGTTATTGTGGTCTTGCTTTCTGCACTCATTCTTCTGAGTTTCTATACATGGAGTCTAAGAAGATCAAGGCCACAGCAG GATGTCTTGGGCATGCAGGCACTGTGA